A window of the Henckelia pumila isolate YLH828 chromosome 3, ASM3356847v2, whole genome shotgun sequence genome harbors these coding sequences:
- the LOC140892253 gene encoding rust resistance kinase Lr10-like, producing MYSPPFYYTEITSYMFSPPPSDNSGEVKAVGVVVTFMVLAVIVAISLYCAKKMKRGIVSEIQAAIVPPPPINHVIQVWEVDAPTMEKFFRELAEEKPVRFTAQQLCSFTSNYSIVLGSGGFGKVYKGEFPNGVKIAVKVLNSGGPNKSIERWDYWEDSSHTLGICLATIKNWNGGSCKKSQLERLKGSRIYTKNVSRGSFIMTSSLETCFLMGISPKVADFGLAKLCNREDTHVTITGYRGTPGYLAPEFMLKNFPITYKCDVYSFGILPFEIVGRRKNTRVGDSGERMDWFPKHVWEEYEKGELLALLEKSGIQEKDMTRAEKTAMVALWCVQDSPEVRPPMSGVVKMLEGGVEIMPPPKPFHYLFSVGSTNVLKPPMDSGSGSGFTSSEGTNSYWYKDTTPIMAKYEITFASS from the exons ATGTATTCACCACCATTTTATTACACCGAAATAACATCATATATGTTTTCACCACCACCATCAGATAATTCTGGGGAAGTAAAAGCTGTAGGTGTTGTTGTGACCTTTATGGTTCTGGCAGTGATAGTGGCAATCTCCTTGTATTGCGCCAAGAAAATGAAGAGAGGAATAGTATCAGAAATACAAGCAGCCATCGTCCCACCTCCGCCTATAAATCACGTGATCCAAGTTTGGGAGGTGGATGCACCAACAATGGAGAAGTTTTTCCGAGAATTGGCGGAGGAGAAACCGGTTCGTTTCACGGCTCAGCAACTCTGTAGCTTCACAAGCAACTATTCCATAGTTTTGGGGAGTGGTGGTTTTGGAAAAGTGTATAAAGGAGAGTTCCCTAATGGAGTAAAGATTGCAGTCAAAGTCCTCAACAGCGGTGGCCCCAACAAGAGCATCGAGCGTTGGGACTATTGGGAAGACTCATCACATACACTTG GCATTTGTTTGGCAACAATCAAGAATTGGAATGGGGGAAGCTGCAAGAAATCGCAGTTGGAACGGCTAAAGGGATCGCGTATTTACACGAAGAATGTCAGCAGAGGATCATTCATTATGACATCAAGCCTGGAAACGTGCTTCTTGATGGGAATTTCTCCCAAGGTTGCAGATTTTGGGCTGGCAAAGCTTTGTAACAGAGAAGATACTCACGTTACTATCACGGGATACAGGGGAACTCCGGGGTACTTAGCACCCGAGTTTATGCTCAAGAATTTCCCTATAACGTATAAATGTGATGTTTATAGCTTCGGAATCCTGCCTTTCGAGATAGTTGGGAGGAGAAAAAACACCAGAGTGGGGGATTCAGGGGAAAGAATGGATTGGTTCCCGAAGCATGTGTGGGAGGAATATGAGAAAGGTGAACTGCTTGCACTGTTAGAAAAGAGCGGAATCCAAGAGAAGGACATGACCAGAGCTGAGAAAACGGCTATGGTGGCGCTGTGGTGCGTTCAAGATTCGCCAGAGGTGAGGCCGCCGATGAGTGGTGTGGTGAAAATGTTGGAAGGTGGAGTGGAAATTATGCCACCACCTAAACCATTTCATTACCTATTCTCAGTCGGGAGTACTAATGTTCTCAAGCCACCGATGGATTCTGGAAGTGGTTCGGGTTTCACATCGAGTGAAGGAACTAATTCTTATTGGTACAAGGACACCACTCCAATTATGGCAAAATATGAGATAACATTTGCCTCATCTTGA
- the LOC140892737 gene encoding splicing factor 3B subunit 6-like protein, which translates to MAAISLRKGNTRLPPEVNRVLYVRNLPFNITSEEMYDIFGKYGAIRQIRVGTNKDTRGTAFVVYEDIYDAKTAVDHLSGFNVANRYLIVLYYQQAKMGKKFDQKKKEEEIQKLQEKYGIGTPASKDK; encoded by the coding sequence ATGGCAGCAATTAGCCTCCGGAAGGGCAACACGCGCCTCCCGCCGGAAGTGAACCGTGTTCTCTACGTACGCAATTTACCCTTCAACATAACGAGCGAGGAGATGTACGACATCTTTGGGAAGTACGGCGCCATAAGGCAAATCCGCGTCGGGACCAACAAGGATACTCGCGGCACTGCTTTTGTGGTTTACGAGGATATCTACGATGCAAAAACCGCCGTCGACCACTTGTCGGGGTTCAACGTGGCGAACAGGTATTTGATTGTGTTGTACTACCAGCAGGCGAAGATGGGCAAGAAGTTTGaccagaagaagaaggaggaagaGATTCAGAAGCTGCAGGAAAAGTACGGTATCGGCACTCCTGCTTCCAAAGATAAGTAG